One Halalkalicoccus tibetensis genomic region harbors:
- a CDS encoding formyltransferase family protein, translating to MTDVAVFLIESDGLKGRTVVERFISSVNYPDIDIRVVVDGPDGKAIQTLDRLEIPYTVAADPAAPSDAIERVTSNDDGIRYLITCGWVHKIPNTSISMADNAINCHSSYLPGYKGRCTYRPQWAHAESKGGATIHFLTEKFDEGAIICREEFVISSWDSPLDIAYKYSDITTPLLREAMLLLDEGFSGKSHDGGRYYPTIPWTTTIAHGIINHISRGFGSDWRWEIEPS from the coding sequence ATGACCGATGTCGCTGTATTTTTAATCGAGAGCGACGGGTTAAAGGGTCGAACTGTCGTCGAACGGTTCATTTCCTCAGTTAATTACCCTGACATTGACATTCGTGTCGTCGTTGACGGTCCGGATGGGAAGGCGATCCAAACGTTAGATCGGCTTGAGATTCCTTACACAGTAGCCGCTGATCCAGCAGCACCGTCTGACGCGATTGAGCGTGTGACCTCTAATGATGATGGAATCCGATATCTGATCACCTGCGGCTGGGTCCACAAAATCCCAAATACGTCGATATCGATGGCGGATAACGCTATCAACTGTCATAGCTCATATCTCCCCGGTTACAAAGGCCGATGTACATATCGACCACAGTGGGCGCATGCCGAATCTAAAGGCGGTGCAACGATTCATTTCTTGACAGAGAAATTCGACGAAGGCGCGATAATCTGCCGAGAGGAATTTGTGATTTCCTCCTGGGACTCTCCTCTTGATATTGCCTACAAATATTCTGATATTACAACACCACTGCTTCGTGAAGCAATGCTTCTGTTAGATGAGGGATTCTCGGGAAAATCTCATGATGGCGGGCGATATTACCCTACTATCCCTTGGACGACTACTATTGCCCATGGTATCATTAACCACATCTCGCGAGGATTCGGATCAGATTGGCGCTGGGAGATTGAGCCTTCATAA
- a CDS encoding ATP-grasp domain-containing protein, with protein MGDVLVTDGRTLSALAVIRSLGESGLEVHTGDAFSSTITSYSKYTDSNIVYPSADNSPHGFIDEIVAKANEEAYDLIVPVRDETTLLLSQYRSELPASTDVFVADHSIIEQLLDKGETMKLASQYGVSIPVTYYPSESGLKTVRDSVEYPVLIKPRRSSGSRGIQYAHSETELLQRYEAVSKEYDNPIVQEYVSHDGGHYSIGTLFDQDSKPVALHVYKETKQYPPSGGPAATATSVAPDEWVWDIIELLKQVDWIGPAHMDILFDPETSEYKLLEINPRLWMSLNLTVQSGVDVPYLLYKLSTEGSADPVRSYTAGIDYRWILPNELLWGLAQDQKVSAARELLRYSGRQTCYGVLSRTDPLPVIGVAAQSLQFLKDPEKRASIFDRGW; from the coding sequence ATGGGTGATGTACTCGTTACCGATGGACGGACACTCTCAGCACTTGCTGTCATTCGGTCGCTGGGAGAGAGTGGATTGGAAGTTCATACCGGCGACGCCTTCTCATCAACAATCACGTCCTATTCTAAATATACTGACTCAAATATCGTCTATCCATCAGCGGACAATTCTCCACACGGGTTTATTGACGAGATCGTCGCAAAGGCAAATGAGGAAGCATACGATCTCATCGTCCCGGTTCGAGACGAAACAACGTTATTACTCTCACAGTACCGATCAGAGCTACCCGCAAGTACAGATGTTTTCGTAGCGGATCATTCGATTATCGAACAGTTATTGGATAAAGGAGAGACGATGAAATTAGCCAGCCAGTATGGGGTTTCGATTCCTGTGACCTACTATCCCTCTGAGTCGGGTCTTAAAACCGTTCGAGATTCGGTTGAATATCCCGTTTTGATAAAACCTCGCCGTAGTTCGGGCTCTAGAGGCATTCAGTATGCTCATTCAGAGACCGAGTTACTGCAGCGATATGAGGCAGTAAGCAAGGAGTACGACAACCCAATCGTGCAGGAGTACGTTAGCCACGACGGTGGTCACTACAGCATTGGTACCTTATTCGATCAAGACTCGAAGCCTGTTGCACTACACGTCTATAAGGAAACAAAGCAGTATCCTCCATCAGGTGGGCCGGCGGCGACGGCTACGAGCGTCGCTCCAGATGAGTGGGTATGGGACATAATCGAGTTACTGAAGCAGGTTGATTGGATCGGCCCTGCCCATATGGACATACTGTTTGATCCCGAGACCTCGGAATACAAACTGCTTGAAATCAACCCTCGACTCTGGATGTCACTGAATTTGACGGTACAATCCGGTGTCGATGTTCCATACCTACTTTATAAACTATCAACAGAGGGTTCAGCTGATCCAGTTCGTAGCTATACGGCCGGAATCGATTACCGGTGGATCCTTCCGAACGAACTCCTCTGGGGGCTCGCACAGGACCAAAAGGTGAGTGCTGCTCGGGAACTTCTCCGGTATTCTGGTCGGCAAACCTGTTATGGAGTGTTATCACGAACGGATCCACTCCCTGTCATCGGCGTAGCTGCACAGAGTCTTCAGTTCCTCAAGGATCCTGAGAAACGGGCTTCTATTTTTGATCGCGGTTGGTAG
- a CDS encoding DUF354 domain-containing protein → MRILVQASHPAHVHFFKHFIWEANKDGHDLKVISNKRPMVRELLERYDIDYKVVSEPADFIVLSQLRFTLGTYQVAKEFDPDVLLSVGGTSVAHASKFIRGRSIVFYDTEHATVQNSITYPFADRIYTPDCYQGDIGTNQIQYPGYQELAYLHPNRFTPDPTIRDLAGLGEDERFVILRLVSWEAIHDRGDSGFDNVKDVVRALEERGVRVLITSEAELPPELQDHRVGVPPDRIHDLMYYADLFIGESATMATESAVLGTPAVFVSSSRRGYTDELEEKYRLVFNFSDDDRQHHSLDKALSILEGYDPEVWDSRQERMLNDKLDTTEMMLQEILEAK, encoded by the coding sequence ATGAGAATACTCGTCCAGGCCTCACATCCCGCCCACGTCCATTTCTTCAAACACTTCATCTGGGAGGCTAATAAAGATGGACACGACCTAAAAGTTATTTCGAATAAACGACCAATGGTCCGAGAACTGCTCGAGAGATACGACATCGACTACAAAGTCGTATCAGAACCAGCTGACTTCATTGTACTGAGTCAGTTGCGATTCACCCTAGGTACGTATCAGGTTGCAAAGGAGTTCGATCCAGATGTACTTCTCTCTGTTGGTGGTACATCAGTCGCGCACGCTTCTAAATTCATTCGTGGCCGATCGATCGTTTTCTATGATACGGAACATGCAACGGTCCAGAACTCGATAACGTACCCGTTCGCCGACCGTATCTATACACCTGACTGTTACCAAGGAGACATCGGAACAAACCAGATCCAGTATCCTGGTTATCAGGAACTCGCGTACTTGCACCCGAATCGATTTACACCGGATCCCACCATCAGGGATCTCGCAGGTCTTGGTGAGGACGAGCGGTTCGTTATCTTGCGCTTAGTGTCATGGGAGGCTATACACGACAGAGGAGATAGCGGATTCGATAATGTCAAAGACGTTGTCCGTGCGTTAGAGGAACGTGGGGTACGCGTTCTGATCACCTCGGAAGCAGAACTTCCCCCTGAACTCCAAGATCACCGTGTAGGTGTTCCTCCTGACCGAATTCATGATCTGATGTACTATGCCGATTTGTTCATCGGAGAAAGTGCTACGATGGCAACCGAAAGCGCAGTGCTCGGCACCCCTGCAGTGTTTGTCTCATCAAGCCGACGGGGGTATACGGACGAACTAGAAGAGAAGTACAGGCTGGTATTCAACTTCTCTGACGATGATCGGCAACATCACTCCCTTGATAAGGCGCTCTCCATCCTCGAAGGATACGATCCAGAAGTGTGGGACAGTCGCCAGGAACGCATGTTGAATGACAAACTCGATACGACGGAGATGATGCTCCAAGAGATTCTCGAAGCTAAGTAA
- a CDS encoding sulfatase-like hydrolase/transferase, translating to MPPNILLLVIDTSRADIFYELMDSGELTAIQRIASEGRVYENAISNSCWTLPSHASIFTGQRVHDHETHAGNKRFDAAHPLPDMLSKSGYRTLGISGNVWISSEFGFDTGFDNLTRDFDLFWSGGDLSKVYNANGLFESVSAFFDLVDFKTALPTLGNGIYAKLGRSDKGAHNTTRRTVRWLQNDAEQQQPFFYFINYLEPHLPYKPQKEYAQRFLPDDVSYEDAIGIEQNPWEYVTGYQEYNEKTFDIFRSLYKAELSYVDDNISKIVTALKNEDLYEDTSILIVGDHGENIGDHDLMDHQYSLYQSLVNVPLIMKSEEIDPGWTKEPVEIRDLYPSVMDLAGIPIRQDSSVSQRSLINENTRTFAVSEYKAPQPSMESLHDKVGDDIPTQEKLDRTYRAIQGNGWKLIEGSDEVTELYNLNSDPLETSDVSTRNPEKVDELKAELDDREVPVEYRNTDTHNASSVTEQRLKDLGYI from the coding sequence ATGCCTCCCAATATACTTCTACTAGTCATTGATACAAGTCGAGCTGACATTTTCTATGAGTTAATGGACTCTGGCGAACTGACCGCCATACAGCGTATCGCTAGCGAGGGACGAGTCTACGAAAATGCGATAAGCAATAGCTGCTGGACATTACCTTCTCATGCTAGCATCTTTACTGGTCAGCGAGTGCATGATCATGAAACACATGCAGGGAACAAACGATTCGACGCAGCTCATCCCCTTCCAGATATGTTATCCAAGTCGGGCTATCGAACGCTCGGGATCTCAGGTAATGTCTGGATCAGTTCCGAGTTCGGTTTTGATACTGGATTTGATAATCTGACTCGAGATTTCGATCTATTCTGGTCTGGTGGAGATCTCTCAAAAGTATACAATGCTAATGGGCTCTTCGAGAGCGTATCCGCTTTCTTTGACCTTGTCGATTTCAAAACAGCATTACCAACACTTGGAAACGGAATTTACGCCAAACTCGGAAGGAGTGATAAAGGAGCCCATAATACCACCCGCCGAACGGTACGATGGTTACAGAACGACGCCGAACAGCAACAGCCATTCTTCTACTTTATCAATTATTTAGAGCCTCATCTACCGTACAAACCCCAGAAAGAATACGCCCAGCGATTCCTTCCGGATGATGTATCATACGAAGACGCAATCGGAATTGAACAAAACCCGTGGGAATACGTTACAGGCTATCAGGAGTATAATGAGAAGACGTTCGATATTTTCCGATCTCTGTACAAGGCAGAATTATCGTACGTAGACGATAATATCTCCAAGATAGTAACCGCTCTGAAAAACGAGGACCTCTATGAAGATACATCGATCCTCATCGTCGGTGATCACGGAGAAAACATCGGTGATCATGATCTGATGGATCACCAGTATTCGCTCTATCAATCACTAGTCAACGTCCCACTTATTATGAAAAGCGAAGAAATTGATCCTGGTTGGACTAAGGAACCCGTCGAAATCAGGGATCTCTATCCATCGGTGATGGATCTGGCTGGTATTCCCATTCGTCAAGACTCGTCAGTTTCACAGCGTAGCTTGATCAATGAGAATACAAGAACTTTCGCCGTTTCAGAGTATAAGGCTCCACAGCCTTCCATGGAATCACTCCATGACAAAGTAGGCGACGACATTCCGACACAGGAGAAACTTGATAGAACCTATAGAGCTATCCAAGGTAATGGATGGAAATTGATCGAAGGATCGGACGAGGTTACTGAACTCTACAACTTAAATTCTGACCCTCTAGAAACAAGTGACGTCTCGACTAGGAATCCAGAGAAGGTTGATGAGTTGAAAGCCGAACTCGATGATAGAGAAGTTCCAGTAGAATACCGTAACACGGATACCCATAACGCATCGAGCGTCACTGAACAACGACTTAAGGATCTTGGATATATATGA
- a CDS encoding flippase has protein sequence MSLVSSIGNRFRAEFLAQIIHAVCSALTVVILARLLDPNGYGLLFLAIAVVEISKMFAKLGVPESAARYIAEYKEDNPTQLPHILRTSSILLLVLVASVATVMTVGHELIANRLDEPELAPFLLVGVVYLIFNVLTGYARSILQAFEAIQLASVVKIIQGVGKVVFAIGLVLAGFGAIGALGGYALRSFLAALFGLVVIYLLYYRTFEAAAEMEHGLKRRMAEYSVPLMLTQAAKQLDSRVDTLLVGFFLNPAAVSFYAVSNQIIDFLQTPAAALGFTISPTFGAEKAAGNVDGAARLYETSLVHSLLLYTPAAAGLVLVADPLIELVFGIEYIDAVPVLQVLSLYAVLIAVMDITSHGLDFLGRARARAIVRGITAVLNVGLNIVLIPTIGVVGAAIATITTFSLYTIASVYIIHQEFDLRVPYLLKNTATIVVITGVMSTVVFLLLGYVQGWVTLLLVVAVGVIVWAVLSILAGLLDVQRIVRAVT, from the coding sequence GTGAGTTTGGTCTCCAGTATCGGAAACCGATTCCGAGCGGAGTTTCTGGCGCAAATAATCCATGCAGTCTGTAGTGCATTGACTGTTGTCATACTCGCTCGTCTCCTTGATCCGAACGGATATGGGTTGCTTTTCCTCGCGATAGCTGTCGTCGAGATCTCGAAAATGTTTGCTAAGCTCGGCGTCCCGGAGTCAGCCGCTCGATACATTGCCGAATATAAAGAAGACAACCCGACACAGCTACCACATATTCTGCGAACATCGTCTATTTTACTTCTTGTTCTCGTTGCGAGCGTGGCGACCGTCATGACGGTTGGACATGAACTGATAGCAAATCGACTGGATGAACCCGAGCTGGCACCCTTCCTTCTGGTGGGCGTGGTCTACTTGATTTTCAACGTATTGACTGGCTACGCTCGTTCCATACTACAAGCATTCGAGGCTATACAGCTTGCATCTGTTGTCAAGATCATCCAAGGTGTCGGGAAGGTCGTCTTCGCAATCGGATTAGTCCTCGCGGGGTTTGGAGCAATAGGGGCACTCGGCGGCTATGCCCTTAGATCATTTCTCGCCGCACTGTTCGGTCTGGTGGTTATTTATCTATTGTACTACCGGACATTCGAAGCGGCCGCTGAGATGGAGCACGGTCTCAAACGTCGGATGGCGGAGTACTCGGTACCATTGATGCTAACACAGGCGGCGAAGCAATTGGATAGTAGGGTAGACACACTTCTGGTAGGATTCTTTCTCAACCCCGCTGCCGTGAGCTTCTATGCCGTCTCAAACCAGATCATTGATTTCCTACAGACGCCGGCAGCAGCACTTGGATTCACGATCAGCCCAACGTTCGGGGCCGAAAAAGCCGCCGGAAACGTTGATGGAGCGGCACGGCTCTATGAAACGTCGCTTGTTCACTCGTTGCTGCTGTATACGCCTGCAGCTGCCGGGCTCGTCCTTGTCGCGGACCCACTCATTGAATTGGTCTTCGGCATCGAGTATATCGACGCAGTTCCTGTTCTCCAAGTGCTTAGCCTCTACGCAGTTTTGATTGCCGTAATGGACATCACAAGTCACGGCTTGGACTTCCTTGGACGGGCGCGTGCTCGCGCTATCGTAAGGGGCATAACAGCGGTCCTGAACGTTGGTCTCAACATAGTGCTCATACCGACGATTGGCGTAGTCGGAGCAGCGATAGCAACAATAACCACCTTCTCATTGTATACAATTGCAAGTGTCTATATCATCCATCAAGAGTTTGATCTCCGAGTTCCGTATTTGCTGAAAAACACTGCCACGATCGTGGTGATAACAGGGGTAATGAGCACGGTAGTCTTCCTTCTACTGGGATATGTTCAGGGGTGGGTGACCCTTCTGCTTGTAGTCGCGGTTGGTGTAATTGTCTGGGCAGTGCTCTCCATACTTGCTGGTCTACTAGATGTCCAAAGGATCGTTCGTGCGGTTACATAG